The segment CTCTGCGGTCACGCAGTGATCCAGACTTTGGCAGATAGTCAGATTGTCGTGCCTGACCCGCAAAACGATGAAATTGCCGCTTGGGGCTATCAGGCCCTGCAACCGCACCAGCAGTCATTGATAGACGACTGGTGCCAACAGTGGGAGCAACGCAAACAATGACACCGCTTTATGACCGCGATGGCTGGATTTGGCACGACGGTGAATGGCTGGAGTGGCGCGAGGCCAAGGTGCATGTCTTCACCCATACGCTTCACTATGGCATGGGCTGTTTTGAGGGCGTGCGCGCTTATGCAGGCCCCAGCGGCACGCATCTATTCCGTACTGCCGAGCACACCCGCCGCTTGGCAGAAAGTGCTCACTCGCTGGATATGCCGCTGCCGTTTAGTGAAGCGGAGCTGATCGATGCCCAGCGCGAGTGCTTGACCAAAAACAACCTGAGCAATGCCTACCTGAAACCTACCGTGTTTTTTGGGGCAGAAGGTTTAGGGCTACGCGCCCAGGGGCTGACTACCCATGTGATGGTCGCTGCCTGGGATTTAGGTCCCTACATTTCCCCCCAGGCCGCGACCCATGGCTTGCGCGCACTGACCTCTTCCTGGGCGCGCCACCACGTCAATATCAGCCTGTGTCGGGCAAAAACCAACGGCCACTACGTCAACTCGATATT is part of the Halomonas alkaliantarctica genome and harbors:
- a CDS encoding branched-chain amino acid transaminase, with protein sequence MTPLYDRDGWIWHDGEWLEWREAKVHVFTHTLHYGMGCFEGVRAYAGPSGTHLFRTAEHTRRLAESAHSLDMPLPFSEAELIDAQRECLTKNNLSNAYLKPTVFFGAEGLGLRAQGLTTHVMVAAWDLGPYISPQAATHGLRALTSSWARHHVNISLCRAKTNGHYVNSILALNTAIKAGFDETIMLDPEGYVAEASAANVFLLRDGVLHTPEVTSCLQGITRDSVIQLAQKVLGIEVRERRITRDELYTADEAFLTGTAAEILPLRELDGRRIGGRAGAPPVNEPISPDSVTAQLQGLYRQAVRGELDDFRHWLTP